The Diabrotica undecimpunctata isolate CICGRU chromosome 3, icDiaUnde3, whole genome shotgun sequence genome includes the window tcgtttttgttctatatatgttagtatgtctgtttctattgatgttctttgctttatttcgtcattatttctcctatccattcttgttactctgcagcatcttcgcaggcactCCATCTCtattgctattatcttactgttctttttcttgtttataatccaactTTCAGTGAtgatgatcttcctgccgtgaagcccgcctgatcctccccgattttgccttttattgcttgctctatcttttctcgcagtatcttcccatataatcttcctaatgatgatattacgcttattcctctgtagttttcgcatcgttttctatctcatttcttaaatatagatgtcatatatgcctccgttcattcctttgggagctgttctgcatttatggctttctgaaatatccattttatcatccggtgtaatttttttaagctGTACTTTGTAAGCTCGGATGAGATGCCTCCAgatcccggtgctttcttatttttgattgcttttatggccgttctcatttccctatctgttatttctatttcttgttgtgggaatctgcttcgtcttcgcctgttttcttttccaatgaattgtggtctttgttctgtataacagttccttgtaatagtccttccattctttgtcctgtatatttcccaatttaattttttcttttgagttttgtttcaatcctttcagaactttccatgactccgaagttcttgtacctcctatgtatgttttaatatttaagcaggttctttcccattcttcattcttttgttgtgttatttggtttatcacttctctatctttttctctatattctttatatcgtcgtttgtagtcagccattttctgtatagttgctttttttctttaattattttttttgttggttcatttatttcataatagtgatgtttatttgttatatgttctttctctTCAAGGGCTTTGAATGCTGCTccttttatactcgcctttatatgcttgtatatttcttcgatgttcgtatctgaattctattaatttttggtctatacgttgtttgtatagttctcttattgattgttcttggagtagttctatattgtattgtttttatcTTATAGTGTTCAATGGTTCTTCTGTAGAGTGGGTCTTGTTATGTTTTCAATTAATACCCACTTTTGCTGTGAGTAGCAGTTCcagctcctcttctgactctcacatcttttatctttattgtggtatcttgtttgactattaggtagtctattatcgatttcaccTTACGTGTTTCTTgtgtccatgtatatttatgaatatttttatgtctgaagaatctgTTGGTGATCTTTaggtttagttcgcataattgaatcagacgttctccgttatcgttttgttcatcctctccaaagctccccactactttatcgttttctttccttccgtttctgccgttaaggtctcctgttataattatctccacgttcttcttGATTAGCTCTATTTGGGGTtgaagttgttccgtgaaatTTTTCTACAGGTCTGAACATGCAAAACTGGCAAAATACGTATTTTAAATAACTACAGTTCATCATATTGTGTGAAGAAAGATACATGTAGAATATATATCTGTGCACATTTAACGCACGTGTGAATTCTATGTCACAAACTCTGCACCGTCTTCTTGCTTTTGGCGGATGATTCGCAGGTAGGTACTTGGACGAAATAATCGAATCAGATAAGTAGATAGGCTATGTATTTCCTGGCTCATCCCCTAAATCgcatcccctaaaatcgcaacccccggtcgtaagttccaaacggcttaacgtaggatgacgtacgagggctcgttggaaaggggatgaaaaatggggttgaaagcagtatgtgccgtgcgcatcggagcatgccaaaaggacattacgtcatatctttgtttctattggtccgatcgtgacgtacgagggctcgttggaacggggaggagacggggacacaaaaaacaaagatggcagcattgccaaatgggcgctagaacgtatcttcgttgctattggcctgattttgacgtatgaggtgtcaaatgaaagcgtaggtgacacacagaagccatgtcaacgattagtatgaacattcttcttcttcttcgtcttcgtcttcttcttcttgtccgtacagtgcctaatagaacgtgacattcgacgtagaacgtgaaatgtcgcgtgaaatgacgtgacattcgacgtagaacgtagaacgtagaacgtgacagttatgtgacattcaacgcagaacgtgacatccgacgtagaacgtgacattcgacgcagaacgtgaaatgtcgcgtgaaatgacgtgacattcgacgtagaacgtgaaatgtcacgtgacattcgacgcaggacgtgacattcgacgcagaacgtgaaatgtcacgtgacattcgacgtagaacgtgacagctatgtgacattcaacgcaggacgtgacattcgacgcagaacgtgaaatgtcgcgtgaaatgacgtgacattcgacgtagaacgtgaaatgtcacgtgacattcaacgcaggacgtgacattcgacgtagaacgtgacagttatgtgacattcgacgcaggacgtgacattcgacgcaggacgtgacattcgacatagaacgtgaaatgacgtgacattcgatacAGAATGTAACAGGGTATCAAAGAGATCTTATACatagaattttattaaattagacatCACAATGTAATTCATCATTCAAAATCCTTTAATTTGATGGGTCATACGTCGATTTCCGCTTATCCGTTCAAAAGATATATGGTAAGGTGTCATAACGGCCGTTGTAATAACTTGGTCGAACTATAAatgcttatttattgttattgacGGTAAAACAAAACCATTGGCATAGAAAAATCTCTTATCGCAGTTTGATCTCTAGCAAACCCTAACTCGCTCAATTTTGCACCAAGTGCTCCGTGCAGTATACCATTAGAAAGGTATTTTCATGTATATTACGAAAATTACCGACCAAGTGCGATACGATCATTATTTATGGCTAAAAACATCATAAAACGAACCAACGTCAAATTCCCAATTCTCTTGTACTAATACAAAttatatctttataaaatttatctagaaactTGCCATATAAAACGTGACATTCTACGTAGAACATATTCAGTAGTAATGCGTAGGAGAAATATACATatctttcattaaaatatcttttattattgagTTACATATAGTACATATATAGTTACTACAAGTTATATATACAACACTgaaagttttttattaaaaaaagacatagacatgtacaagtattgtttatttacattacattagacaATAAGGCATGTAAACAGACAAGCAccttgatttatactaatttccaaaaattgttaatacagttatttatacaaaaatccaaacacacacacatcttctgactgaagaagtttttgtgtaatattaaccgtatttttataaaacatgtattatatggataaaattagtattaatcaaagaattgaaattatatacagaaatatattaaatatgttaaaagatAGTGCATTTGTTAGCAAAACCGGATGAAGCCTCGTGATAACGCGGTACCGCATAATTCAAAACACGTAAACAAGTgtgataacaaattttattttaatcattggaAAAACAAGTACACCGGAAAGAAAACCGCAGTTGctacattttgtaaaatgtatgatGATATCAGCAACCACATTAACAAAATTCTAAATTGATAAAAACGATTCGCTTACCGCAATATCTATTTATTGTATACCATAAAAATtagttgaagaaataaaaataaatatataaatatgagcaTTTCTAGAACACAAGGTGTTGCTTATCAATGAAACGAATCAGTTGATGGTACCGTACGCGCATTAGGTTGACGCAACTTGGGCTCGCGTGGGGCGATATGCTGCTCTGTTCTTTAAAAGACCGAGGAGCGCATACGGTGTCACAGTTCGCATCGCAAAcatacaacaacaacaacaagttCGCAGTAGTCAATACGGTGTGCAGTGACTTACATATATCTGATAAAGGTAAGCGGTTTTTGTCTTTTGTATATTTCtatgtatttattatgtcctttttatcATTGTATTTTATGAGAATTGTACATCTCTCTGTTCGTATTTCATGCAgtatttattatgtcctttttatcTATTTGGGTGTTGTAAAACATTTCACGTCTGCTATTTTTTATAAGAAGTATTCTCCGCTATTCGTATTTCGATTTCTTGTAGTATATGGTTCTTCTCTATTGCCGAGTATGTAATGCATCTCTCCATTCACGTTAAGCGGAAAAACTATAGTTTGTTCTATTGTTGTTGTAGATGGATCTATCAAAACTAAATAATTCATCCTTGGTTGCAGAACGTAAgccaataaaaaaacttaaagatctGCAAATTGGAGAAAAATTTACCATTCACAGTGCAAAGGTGGTAACAACACAATTTGGGGATACAGTTCTGCTGGATTTGGGCGCTGACGTTGTTTTCTTACCACAGCGGGTAACCAAAGCCTACCAAGCAGCAATAACGGACCTCAACAGCGGAAACTATTCGCTGATATACGAAGGGGAAGTTGATATTGGAAAAAGCAGACTCCTAGCATCCTTTAAGATAGTTGAATAAGGTAAGtgattttttcttattgtttGTCTGTGTGAGTAGCCATAGCCATGCATATAAAACAAGTGATTAAACAGTCTGATGATTTGATGCACATTATTAAAAAgcttagtaaaataattttcgataaattcactgaaagagatcgtaaagtttggacaagacggttaaatagtcaaatttttagatgtagtaaagtaattaaaaacaatagactatccgtaggaacagttagaaaattgcaaacttacataggacattttaagcattttagacaaattattttaaatttcaataataagtaCGTTGGGTTGGGGCTTAATTCAAAATTACGCAATAGAATTAAATGGGAAAATGTTATTTCGTGTTTTGCTAGTCGAATTAAAACTGGAGTTATAGTTAATTTAGTGCATAAGGACTTAACACAGTTCCTAaatgattgttatattatttttagtagaaaaattaaaattattttaaaaacaaatagaattcttaaagtcaatactacattttgcggcgaattcattaaaaaatcgagtgataccgaaagtttagatttaaaatattttaacactaaaaatgctattatagacacatcgaccgatttacatctttggtttagtgaaaatgttaaggataaaatttttacaaagctgtctgaatttgcagaaaaagatTCGGGTGCTGCTCTGTCTAAAGTAATCTCATTAGAAGTCAATATTAATAAAGTAGAAATAGGAAACGGTTCATCGTTCATTGACTTGCCAAAAGAGATTAGCAATAAAAAGGCTTGTATTAATGTGCATAACGTTGATCAGGCTTGTTTTTATTGGTCGATTGTTAGCGCTCTGTATCCTGTTAACAAAAATGCTGGACGAGTTTCGAAATATCCACATTATTCTACTGTTTTGCAAACGGATAAATTAGAAAGCCCAATGCCAATaaaccaaatttcaaaattcgaaaaatcaAACGCCATATCTGTCAATGTGTTTGCATTAGAATTAAACGTAGTGAAGGACAAACAATTTTATGAAGTAGTACCTGCCAGACTGACaccgcaaaagatggaaaagcatGTTAATTTGCTCCTaatacaagataaatattttccaaaattaaacGATTACGATGCTCCTCCAGAAGATGATGATGATCAGACTGAAATACGCCttcattattgttggattaaagatttaggaaaattagtaaaatcgcaattaaacaaaaacacacgtaaaaaatatatttgcgatcgttgtttaaactattttcacaGCGAAAGCAAACTAGCAGAGCACGAAGAAATGTGTTCAGATGTGAATAAATGCAAAATGACTGTTCCCAAATATGACCATGTGGCTTTTCGCAATTTTACATACAAACAAACAACTCCGTTTATAGTTTATGCTGATTTTGAATGCcaattacataattttacagATTCAAATGTCTCATTGAGTAAAACagcaaaatatcagaaacatgtaccttttagtgcaggttattatttgaaatgtgcttacgatgatagtttatcttattttaatagctatagaggtgaaaattgcatggagtggttcgcaaaagaaatggccgaaatttccaaatttgtaaattccaaaataaagacaattgtACCTATGGTCGAAAAGCCCAACACAAATATGGCAACTGTTTGCCATATTTGCGAAAAACGCTTTTTGGCTACAGATACAATTGTTGTAGATCACGATCATTTTACGGGACAAGTACGAGGATTTGCGCACCAAGCATGtaatttgaactttaaaaaattgtttgtcgtCCCAATCGTATTCATAATTTTAGTGGCTACGACTCGCATTTTATGATTATAGATCTTTGCAAGCATGGGCACTTGAGCTTACTTcccattaataaagaaaaatatatttcatttacattacaatctgacgaacatcaaattaaattacgatttattGATTCACTTAGATTTATGGGAGCTTCACTCGATGAATTGGCATCTCTTTTAGATATATCagaaaagaagattttaaaacgagaatttagtcaagtagataatgatacatttaatttgttaacttgtaaaggagtattttgttacgattatattgatagtttggaaaaattggatgaaacttctttacccacaattaaccatttttataataagttaaataatgaatacattagtgaagagaagtatgctcatgcgcaaaatgtttggcagaaatttaattgtaaaaatttggggGAATACAgcgatttgtatttaaaaacagatattctgctgttggctgatgtgtttgagcagtttcgacaaaaatgtcgagacacaTATAAATTAGATCCAGCATGGTATTATACTATGCCAGGATACACTTGGGATTGTATGTTGAGATACACACAATGTAAATTAGAATTGCTAAAAGATGTGGATATGATCTTGTTTATGGAAAAAGCCATAAGAGGTGGGATATCTGTTTGTAGCAACAGATATTCGGAGGCCAACAACAAATACATTTCGTCGTATGATCCCACACGGCCCTCTAAGTACATCCTCTATTTAGATGTAAATAATCTGTATGGCTGGGCCATGAGTGAAGCTTTACCAATAGGAGGATTCAAGTGGATCGAAGACGTAACCAAATTTGGTGTTGGTAATCTTCCCGAAGGCCATATAGATATTATGTCAATACAGGATGATGCAAAGGAGGgctattttttccaagttgactTGGAGTATCCACGCGAATTACACGACAAacataaagattttccatttGCTGCCGAACACCGCATTCCGCCGGGTTCAAAATTGCCAAAGTTAATACCAACTTTATAtcacaaaaccaaatatattatgCATTATAGAAATCTTAAACAGGCATTAGCCAACgggttaattttaacaaaaatacataaagttttgaaatttaatcaATCTGCGTGGCTGCGACCGTATATCGAGTTAAATACAAATTTACGGGCGGCAGCCACCAacagttttgagaaaaatttgttcaaattaaTGAATAATGCTGTGTTCGGCAAGACCATGGAGAACATAAGACGTCATCGTattgtaaaattatgtaaaaagtggCATGGAAGGTACGGAGCCAAAAATTTGATTGCGAGTAGTCGATTTCACAGTCGTACGATCTTTAGCGAAAATTTGGTAGCTATCGAACTTAAGAAATCAGAAGTATGTTTTAATAAACCCCTGTATATAGGCGCAGCAATCCTCGATATATCCAAATTATGTATGTATGATTTTCACTACAACTTTATGCTTCCAACGATGGGAGAGAAAAACTGTTCATTGCTGTACATGGATACAGATAGCTTTATTTATGAATTGCAATGTTCAGATGCATATAGAGAGGTTTTAAAGGCGCATCCAAGTAAATTTGATACCTCAGACTATGCCGAAAACAACCCATACgaaatagaaaggttaaataaaaaaatccccgGATTAATGAAGGATGAGGCAAATGGGaaaataattacacattttattgGATTACGATCAAAAATGTACACATTTAAACTGCAAATAACTGACGAGGAGAGGGAAAACGAGAGACAGCGTCTAGAaagaaaacaactaaacaaagagagaattgaatgtgacttgggaaatttgggaataacgaaaaaagcaaaaggagtgaaatataacgtcgttcgaaataaaattacgtacgaagactatgaaaaatgtcttaaagaattcaaaattcaaaccgcGAGCCAAAGATGTATTCGGTCGTACCAACACTCAGTATTTAGCATCGAGCAATCCAAAACGGCTCTAAGTCCTTATGACGATAAGAGGtacttaataccaaaatcatttaatacgcttccgtggggacattatcttgttgaataacatgtatttgttgttgcagaaaaacagataattggtgtcaaaatTCGTTTGATTATGTCTTGTTTAATACTACTTGGGTCTTTCAATGTAGATGCACTATGCATAAATAATtatcttcttttagtatatggctactcataagaacaaaaaaaaagaaaagatcacttatcgcaaagtttttgtaaatataaaaaatagtattaattttataatgtaagttttaataataaatttgtgtaatcttacattttttggttttatttatgttagattacaaataaaagacaacatatttatattaatattatttattcagttaaatcatttacaactttaattttataataatatacaaattccTTTAAAGCTAAACTTAACAAAGTGTTTGGACAAATATTGCAATATGCTGCGAAGGCTTCAACTGGTCCATGTAAAGAGTCTATAGCACCAAAATTGTTCTTGATGAAAGTTGAAATGTTTATATAGTATTCGTGAAATTGTAAACTCTTTAACAGCACCACTCTATGCGACATCATGCTCTGGTCTGCTTCTATAATTTGGTTGACGTCATCTTCCCACAAATAAAATGCGGCTCCAAATTTCTCGATTGtcagcaactttacattttccatcaccaattgtcttagtttgcaaaaatcaccacacataaattcgatgggatcatactcatctgcataagtcggtagatctgcttggaaaaaatcactcattttttctttaaaccactCAATTATGGCTTTCCACTCGAATGTGCTTAAACTGATTCTGTTAAAATTACCATGTTTACACAGAATGATGGATGGTGAAAAATCTCGAGCTGGAGATAGAccaatttttatatggagagagcTCATTGGATATGTAGTTTCCAATAAACAATATACTTCATTTGTGGCTGCTGCTTCAAATTTTGCCAATACTCGATCTAATTCGGCGCCAGGACTAGGTGGTTGACCATCTTCATCGTAGCCAAATTCTATACTAAATTCACTGCTATCATCATCGAAATTAACAGGCTGACTGtcataaccactatcttgagagctcatcatcatcttcttgtttcgaataccgttgacgaaatgggtgtaaactgaacatcgtagtttgtcttaaatttatacttttgtcaTTCCCCACTCCTTGTGGTTGATTGTAAGCCTTTTTTAGAAAAGTGTATGTCTACGCGGCGAATCGAAATATAGATCCTCAAACTATATTCGatttatttatccagctgttgtgtttgctatccattcctaaccatttcacatacatcttattgccttttcgtctgagtactttttcgaccaggtatatgtcagggcttgatgttttctgcaattcttcttcgtaaaaaccgccactaatcggcgcaccttgcatgtcttcgagcaaatacgttataggatttgttatcttaacttgtacaattttaaataattcagtagtccaattgggcgtgtatgccttttcgaagaaatgttttgcctttgatacacgtacaatgtcgccaactttaaactttcgtggaccggcaatctttaaatgagtataacttttgtttaaaacggctttttcgttggatttgttaacctgagacggtttgtatcctgttttactgtgttttgtgttgttgtattcctcggtgattatgggtagagcatctaaccatttgtacgatccatgtaaactgaaatacttgtacaactttgctttcaacgttctaataactctttcgcaaatagcagcttttttgatcgtgtaggtgctgtaatgattaatttcatgttttttcattaaattttgaaattttctgttgtaaaattcggttccctgatcagattgtaagttttttgggactcgtcgagtatgagcgagaatatccgaaaatgcccgagtaatttcctcaccagtcttcgtttttagaggacgtgtccacacaaattttgaaaaacaatcaattaccactagtattagtttgtaatttttattttgatgtgcataaggacgcatttcagccaaatccatttgccacaagtcatcgattcctttgattattgttcgacgacgaggatagttttttcgtgctggtttatgcaattcgttcaccacctctttcttttctttagacattattttttcatcacaccttccactaccttaagacgtttgtctatatcccatgaatgaacgctatct containing:
- the LOC140436128 gene encoding uncharacterized protein, whose amino-acid sequence is MHIKQVIKQSDDLMHIIKKLSKIIFDKFTERDRKVWTRRLNSQIFRCSKVIKNNRLSVGTVRKLQTYIGHFKHFRQIILNFNNKYVGLGLNSKLRNRIKWENVISCFASRIKTGVIVNLVHKDLTQFLNDCYIIFSRKIKIILKTNRILKVNTTFCGEFIKKSSDTESLDLKYFNTKNAIIDTSTDLHLWFSENVKDKIFTKLSEFAEKDSGAALSKVISLEVNINKVEIGNGSSFIDLPKEISNKKACINVHNVDQACFYWSIVSALYPVNKNAGRVSKYPHYSTVLQTDKLESPMPINQISKFEKSNAISVNVFALELNVVKDKQFYEVVPARLTPQKMEKHVNLLLIQDKYFPKLNDYDAPPEDDDDQTEIRLHYCWIKDLGKLVKSQLNKNTRKKYICDRCLNYFHSESKLAEHEEMCSDVNKCKMTVPKYDHVAFRNFTYKQTTPFIVYADFECQLHNFTDSNVSLSKTAKYQKHVPFSAGYYLKCAYDDSLSYFNSYRGENCMEWFAKEMAEISKFVNSKIKTIVPMVEKPNTNMATVCHICEKRFLATDTIVVDHDHFTGQVRGFAHQACNLNFKKLFVVPIVFIILVATTRIL